The Dermacentor variabilis isolate Ectoservices unplaced genomic scaffold, ASM5094787v1 scaffold_12, whole genome shotgun sequence sequence AGGACGGCTGTGTGCCTGAAGTCGCGGCTTATTTTGTAAATGACGccatttgttttcttgctttgctAATATTGGAATAGTCACGTGAACTTGACGGAAGTATTTTCCTTTCAGCGCGTTTGACAACGGCTACTGCTTAGACGAGGCAGTGCGAAAAGTAGCTGTGAGGCTTTGCAGAGAGAAAGGGCTTCCGGTCGATTTCCTTTCACATAGCATCAGGAGACCGTTACCTTCAAGCAGAGAGATGCAAGCACCGAGGCCAGCAAGGTAACGCACACATTGTTCATGGGCTACCATTTGTTCCCATTGCATGAGAGTTCTAACTGAGCAAGCTGCTCATTGGAAATAGAAAATTTATGCATGTGTGTGAAGAGATATTGTAGTGAATCGCCATGTTATGACAAACAGCTGGTTGTAATGGTGAGAATGTACCAGCGACATTACATTTGTTCTTCTTGCATGCTCTTCATGTATTTTAttcatgctttaaaaaaaaaggaacagtaaACAGATGCTTTGCAGGTAAGGCATATAAATGCAGTGCTTGGTATTCAGCTGTGAAGGCATAATGCATGTTCTGTAAGGGTGACATGCAACCATGCCAATGAGAACTCTGTGTTCtaatattaaaaaaattttggTCAAGTGATGTGATTTTTTGTGGCATTTGTTATAAGGCAGATGCACACCCTGACACATTGATTTTCAAAGCTAATGTACTTTACTTATTAGCCTTGAAGCTGACGTGCACCTAAAATTTGATCATGCTAATTTGTTACTGAACTCCTCAAATGCAGGCAGCGGCAAAGGCGTCCAGATATGCAGCTGTATGTGCCACGGGGGCGCAAAGCTGAGGCCTTGAAAACTGATACAAGAGATACCCCTGCACAAGAAGCAAGGGTGCCTTCACAGCATTTGCCGGAAAGTGAAGCACCATTAGCAACAACAGATGCAGCGGACCCTCTGCGCAGAGAGGACACTGGGGCTCACCATGAAGACACAAGTTCAGAACACAACAGAAAGGCTTCTGCTCACTTGATCGAGGCAACTAATGTGTGTGCACAAGCATGGGTGCCTTCACAGTATTTTCCGGAAAGCCAAGCATCATTAGCAACAACAGTTGCAGCTAACCTTCAGTGCATAGAGGACACTGGAACTCACCATGAAGATGCAAGTTCAGAACACTATAGCGAAGCTTCTGCTCTCTCGAGCAATGTGTGTGGCATGGGTGGTGATGTCGAGTGTACTGGCCTGGAAGGCAGTAACTGTGATGTGCTCTCAACAAGTGGAAATTCTGAGAACAGTGAAGCTGTGATCCAAGTATGTTTATCACTTTCACAGGAAACTGAGAATGAATACATTAAAGAAACAGCAGATGAAGGTTCTGAAGAAGTGAATTCACTACAGGAGTTTTCGTCCGTTGTGACAGATTGTGCAGGTAGGCAAAAAAATACAAGCCTACAAGGATTCCAAGGTGGGGTTGGCATTGTAGTGGATGACAGTGTTGTCAGAACTAGTGAACAGACTGAAAATGCAGCACGTGAAGAACTGCCCCTTACAAGTCATTTGGAGGTGGCACAGTCATATGGTGAACATGTAGACACTACTCGAGATAGCACGGAAGCAAGCATCGAAGAGAACCATAAGGATGCTGAGGATTCATGGGATGCTCTTTTTGATGAAACAGGGGAATGCGTTGCTCCAGAAGTTTTGAAAAATGTGAGTGATTTGACATGTCTAGCTTTTCATGCTCAAGTAGCCATTTTGACTTCTTTGCACTGTCTGCCTACTGTCATTTCTGTTACCAGCTAAGGGATGTCTTTCTCAAAAGGTCATAACAAGCTTGCAGCTTGTTAAAGGAAATAACATACATAAACCCAGTACTAGTTTGCTTCTAGCATAGTGCATTGATTGTTTCTGAAGTTTGGTCCAGGGATATCCATCATAGATGGCTTGCACATATCATGGACACCATATTCTTCACAGCTCCCTTGTACTGCTGGAGATACGTGCTGTACCAGCAATCACGTCAGCATGGAAGTGGTGGTGATGTCACTATGAGCCATCTATATGCCATTTATTGTCACTGAAGCATGACTGTGACTTGTAACTTGGTGTTGATCTGGTTTCTTGCAGTTAATAATATGCCTACAGTGCAAAAGTAGCCTAAATAAAATATACCTGTCATAAGTGTGCAGTCAACACTAAGCTATGTAGTGGGTCTCATAGTTACTGGTGCTCCAAAGTTCTTTGGTATGGGGAAGCATATTGACAtcactgtaatcaattacatgtTTGAATGGAGTAATTGtaatctgttattttttttctgtagcgtCTATAAGTCTGGTAGAATTGCAGTGTGCCAAAAATTGCTAGCATGCTGTCTTTAATCTATGcaaatctttttatttttttcattgtaatTGCACAATGTCTTAGTTTTATGTTGGTAATTTGGTAATTCATCCAAATCCATTTTTATATACCCAAAACACCTAGACAGTGTATGGCGCCATTCAGGTCTCATCCCCTGGTGATCTGCCCTAAGAGAATTGTTGTTTTCAACTTAATTTGTTTTTTCTCATCTCGTTGCATGTATATTTTGTCATGTTTCCAAACCCACTCTTTTGAAGCAAAGAAAGCACTTGCCATAAAGTGCGTGGCACCATTTAGGTCAGGTCCGGTGGTGATTTGGCCTAATATAATTGCAGTTTTTCTTGTGTGATCAAACAGTGTTTGGGTGACGGATACGATTTGTCACTTTATCTGAGGGGCAAGAGGTATCACCAACTGCTAGGTAATGAGCTGCGAGTACAGATTGGGAGCCTCACCTCAGGATTTCAAGTAAGCTTCAGTCACATGTCAAGTGGGCTATATACCTCTCACATGGGCTGTATGATACAGCATGAACTTTGTGATCACATTACTCTAGAATTCGCTGTGCAATAAACTTGGGCACTTTTTGTAGACTGCATGGTATTGCAAGGTGGAATGGGATCTGCTGTTTGGCTGTGTTCCTGAAGTTTCACAAATGGCAGTAGTCCACACTGCACTGAATGACATGGGATGCAAGAAAATGGAGGACAGAGAGATAAAGAAGCTGTTATCGTAACATTTGTGCACCAAAAACTGACTTTAGCCTGTTCAAGCATGCAAAATAGAGAAAAGAATGTGCACCATTATAGTACGTCACTGTGCAAAATGTTTCCTGTGGTGGCAGAGTTGCTCTTTGCTACTGCTGGGGCTTGGTTTGCTTCCATAATTTCCACATGGTGAAAGATTTTGCTGGCCCAGGTAATGTTTTTCCCAGTGAGAAGTCATGTTGTGCTTTATCTTCTTTTTCATACGTAAACTGACTAGTCATAGACACAACTTTCCAAGTTTGCAGACTTCACTCTCTCCACAGCTCTGCCTTCACACCTATTCTTTAGTTTCTTGCATGCTGTTCCACTCTATTCACAGTGGCTGTTTACATCCATGAGGTTTCAGAACACAGTCGATGGAAAAATACTTGCTCGATGAAATTTGCGAGATGGTATCTCTTGATACCCAAAATGTCTTGCAATGTTGCTAGAAAAGTATTAGGGACTCTTCTAAGTGGCTGGTTTCATTAAGCAGGAATTTGCAAAACCACCTGCTCATTGCCAGATAGCCTTTGTACATGATGAAGGTTAAAAGTACAATAAAGGGAAgctctaaaaaaaagaagaaactggcAAGAAGATCTTAATTTGTTTAGTGGGAAAGGCTGACGTATTAGTGGAGAAAGTGAGTgccgcatttttgttttcattttgtgcCCAAATAGTGTGACGCTTTTGTCCAGAATTTGCCACAATTTGTAATTGTGTCAAGCTGGTGAGTAAAATTCGAGGTGACATTGCCATGTTTCATTTCCGCATTGTTTTCTCATTAACTACTGTTGGTCAGCACAACTCATCTATTTGCTATCTCAACAGCATAACCCACCAAACCAGTTAAAATACTTTCCTGTATTGTTTCAAGTGTGAGTTTAATGCGACACATTTTGTGGAGTATTCCATTTTTGATGTTTCAGTTGCAGATATGTTTAGGTAGACTTTTTAAGCATAGAAGGATAAGGGAAAAGTTTGAACTAGAAGGCAGTGAAAAGGGACGGTAATGGTGGCTTGGGAAAccacttttgtgtgtgtgcatatgtatgtgtgcatgcatgcacacCTACATGATGTATTTTTGTGGGTGTCATATTCGGAGAAAAACTGGAGTTAAGACATTTTTCGGTGTCTCAGCAACCTATGTGTGTATATTGTGATATAGGACTGTCTTTGCATTTTGTCTGTTATCTTTTGCAAGCTTGCATTCCACTGAAAGCCTCCACCCACTCTTTGATGTGCATGTAGTGCCATTATCTGTGCTTGGTAAGTCAGataaatataaatgaaaaagaagaaagcattccCCATGAATGGAGTGTGAAATACAAGCATTCAGAGTATTTACACTTCCTGGAAAATAGAATGCCTCGGGCAAAGTCTATTTAATTGCACTGTGCAATAAATAAGGAGCATGATAGACTGTCTCAGAGTAACTATTGCGAATGGTTATTAATTGGAAAAAGTGTGCACAAAAATACAATGTTTTACTAATGAACCACATGAAAGAAAAGCACTGATGGCTGCataaaaattaataataatttcaGAATTACAAACAAAGCTCTTTGGCTTACGTTTTTATGTCAGGTTTATTAAAGTGATAAATGGCTTTCTGTCATGTAAATGGCATGTCCCCTCAAGAACCAGTCGGACATGCAGCATCAGCAAAATTAGCAGTGCATTTTTAAAAATCACACTGTTGGTTCAAAAAAGAAACGATCTATGAAATGTTCATAAAGAACAGAAactccttttcttgtttttggaaATAGTTCTAGGTACATTTCAACGCACTAGCCCCGCCTTATTGCTCCTGCATATGGAGGCAGTAAGAAGGCTGAATTGCTGATCCAACGTCCTCATTGCTTGTTGGAAATTGCACCAATATGTTGAGCTAGGAGCGGCACCAGCGATCAGCTATTGTCTTTACCAGTTCCATGTTTATCCTTACAGATCACTAAGGCCTTGGGTGACATTAAAGTGCATCAAGCTGAACTTGATTACACCAAGTTTGAGCCTCGTATTCCTGACCTCTCAGAAGCAGGTATGTGCTCATTTTCTTTCGTGTATGTCTGTTTTACACCAATGAATGAATGATTCTGTGGGGCATTTGCAGAGTATGGCCATGTCCTTGAGATGTACGATTTTCCTGCCGAATTTGAAACAAAAGACCTTGTGACAGCATTGTCATCTTGCAGGTGAGTGTAGATGTCTTCTGAGTAGTGACAAATGGGTACATTGCTCACTGTAGGGCTTGAAGAAAGCAGAATTTGTTAATTCTAAGGTTAGGGTTGCTTGTCTGTACAAAAGGACTAATTGTTTTGTTgcaccatttaaaaaaaattaaaatgtacATTTATTTACAGTTGAATTTTGCCTTCCATCTTCTTCCAGAGATCAATTCAACATTAAGTGGGTGGATGACACTCATGCATTGGCAATATTTTCGACACCATTTGCTGGTAAGTTCTCTTGCAAGCTAAGTTAGGACATGAGATGTAGTTTTATGAAGGTGTCTTTCAATTCTGCATCCAGTAGGTAGGGGATGGACATTGATGATGTAGCTTTAGATAAGGCATGGGGATGCAAAAGGACACACAGGTGAATAATATTTGTCTCAAATTTTATTTCATAGCAGTTTGTGTGTATATGAGCAGTTGAGATTTTCATGAAGAAAACACAGATCATAGTAGCAACATCTTAAGCATAACATTGCAGAAACATCAGAAATGGCGATTGCACATACCTGCGAGGAGTCTATattcctttttgcttcttttgGAGTGAAATTGTTATGCGCATCAAAATTGTCACTACATTTCATCATGACCATCAGCCTGTTttgtgtctactgcaggacgaaggcctctccctgcgatctccaattacccctgtcctgcgtcaatcgattccaactagtgccctcgagtttcctaatttcattgctccaccttgtcttctgccgtcctcgactgagttttccttctcttgatacctattctgtaaccctaatggtccaacggttatctaaccggtgcattacatgaccttcccagctccatttttttctcttaatgtcaattagaatattggctatacccgcttgctctctgatccaaaccgctcatttttgtctcttaacattatgcttagcaatctttgttccatcgctcttggcgcagtccttaacttgttctcaagcttctttgtcagtctccaagtctctgccccactggtaaaatgcactgattgtacaccttccttttcaatgataatggtaaacttccagtcaggagctgacaatgtctgccatatgcgatccaacccatttttatacttctatgaatttccttctcatgatcagggttccctgcgattcATTGACCTAGGCAAATGTACTCcgtcacagactctagaggctgactggcgatctcgaactcttgttcccttgcccagctatttataatcattatctttgtcttctgcgtattaatcaagcccactctcacactctctgttaaggtcctcaatcatttgttgtaatttgccTGTATTGTAGctaaatagaacaatgtcattggcaaaccgaaggttgctgagatattagccgttgatccttactcctaagccagtttaatagcttgaatacttctttcaagcacgcagtgaatagcattggagagattgtgtttccctgtctgacccctttctttataggtatcttcctgcttttcttgtgtagaattaaggtagctgtagaacctctgtagatattttccaaggtatttacgtaagcgttctgtactccgtgattacgtaatgttgccatgactgttggtatctctactgaatcaaatgcattttcgtaatctatgaaagccatatagagaggcttattgcactctgcgaattcctcgattacctgattaatgacaccgatgtgatccattgtagagtatcccttcctgaagctagcctgttcccttggttggctaaagtccaatgttgcccttattctattggagattattttggtaaatattttatataatactgggagtaagctagtgggcctataatttttcacttctttaatgtttccctttttgtgggttagcataatgtttgcattcttccagttttctgggactcttgcagtcaatagacacttcgtataaagagccacctgttttccaagcattatgtcgcctccatctttgattaaattgactgttattccatcttctcctgccgctttttcccatttcatgtcttgcaaggcccttctgacctcatcgctagttatagaaggagtttttctgtatcctgttcattattgtttctaatggaggtatcctgactcctctggttATTGTAccggtcagtatagaattcttccgcagcttttactatatcttcaagattgctgatgatattaccctgcttatatacatcttggtttgtcctatgccaagtttccttctcactgatttcaggctgcgtccatttttttatggcttcttcagtctttctcacgttatagtttcgaatatcacttatttttgacttattgatcagttttgacagttccgcgaattctattttatctcttgagttggacactttcattctttgtcatttctttattaggtccttagttacttgggagagcttgcctactggttgccttagtgccttgcctcccacttcaattgctgcctctgaagccagcctagttacggtttcattcattacctctatgtcgtcttcatctctctgttctaaggttgcatacttgtttgcaagtaccatcctgaatttgtttgcttttgcccttgctgcctctaggttgacctgtgtcttcttgaccaattttactctttctctcttcaaattgaggtgaatcctatccctcactaacctatgatcactgcactctaccctacctatcacttctacatcctgcactatgctgggatcagcagaaagtatgaaatcaatttcatttctagtttcagcATTAGGtctttccaggtccactttctgttgcttcctgataaaggtgttcattattcgaagcttattcctttctgcgtaTTCTAGCAGCAtttctcctctagtgttcctggAATCAAtgtcgtagttgccaattgcttgttcaccagcctgctttttccccacttttgcattgaagttgcccattactacaATATACCgagttttcacttttctcatcgttaattcaacatcttcataaagctgatctgcttcatcatcattgtgactgcatgttggagcgtaggcttgtactacctttaatctatacctcttattaagtttgattacgactacagctaccctctcattaatgctgtagaattcgtcaatgttgcccgctatgtccttatggattagaaatcctacctcgtattgcttcttatccgggagacctctatagtagaggacatgtccgttattcagctatgtataagcctcaccagttctaatctcactaaggccgatgatatcccaaacaatgtctgatagtttcttaaaggggttgagacaccaaattttgaggctataaaaagcatgttgtaggctacttccgtatgcaaggacacccagaacgaggtattggacgctgcaaacatttcaaaataattttaattgagctccaaagagtcattaaaaactccttctcgtagtcgagacccatcgctagcgcggcagttactacgtcacagaggaggaacgaaaatattgacgtcatagcacaccagcacaaaaacgtgacgtatgataaGTAGCGATgcaatgccgattacggagcctgctgagccgagcaaccgagcatagcctccactacgaccaagctacaggcatatagaaatcctttcttaatgcaaagaaggggtaaggcgtgcagacacggacacaagaggagagaagtggacaacacgaacgccgcacgccggcccgcgaacggcaaactgcgtgcggcgagttgccctgcggacgggcctttacacgtttgagtgtaacactagccggccgactccgaaagggaccaggatatgcggcgttcgtgttgtctgcttctctcctcgcagagtcgcgtagttcggcagctcggagcggactctccttcgcttggcctttccacgttaccggcccgtccacgttaccggcacggaaactcgccgcacgccgtttgcaatTCGCGGGCTCCCgtgtgacggcggttttgctcgcgaacagcgagatttccttgccgtagagaggacgggcccgggacccatttgtgcggcagccgtacggcgaagcggcca is a genomic window containing:
- the LOC142566339 gene encoding uncharacterized protein LOC142566339 codes for the protein MERDQYQNGDDRDEVFVQTVCKEITNFVQGDVHNSVLIFPVLPKRERFLTHKVVEEKFEDLCSFSLGEGVCRRTAVCLKSRLIFAFDNGYCLDEAVRKVAVRLCREKGLPVDFLSHSIRRPLPSSREMQAPRPARQRQRRPDMQLYVPRGRKAEALKTDTRDTPAQEARVPSQHLPESEAPLATTDAADPLRREDTGAHHEDTSSEHNRKASAHLIEATNVCAQAWVPSQYFPESQASLATTVAANLQCIEDTGTHHEDASSEHYSEASALSSNVCGMGGDVECTGLEGSNCDVLSTSGNSENSEAVIQVCLSLSQETENEYIKETADEGSEEVNSLQEFSSVVTDCAGRQKNTSLQGFQGGVGIVVDDSVVRTSEQTENAAREELPLTSHLEVAQSYGEHVDTTRDSTEASIEENHKDAEDSWDALFDETGECVAPEVLKNITKALGDIKVHQAELDYTKFEPRIPDLSEAEYGHVLEMYDFPAEFETKDLVTALSSCRDQFNIKWVDDTHALAIFSTPFAATEALGLQNPLMKMRHVSEASKQSKLKIKHCSEFLMPYKPRPQTSASVARRLVSGALGMRVNVDAAQRRKELQMLKEAKGKKKTAAKQRTDVWNGDVS